A DNA window from Pogona vitticeps strain Pit_001003342236 chromosome 2, PviZW2.1, whole genome shotgun sequence contains the following coding sequences:
- the LOC110071606 gene encoding uncharacterized protein LOC110071606 isoform X7, with the protein MCLQAAMSKNGFFQCGSATDNWRETKICPELDLAKHQQTNGAEEHSRTEKSHKYTAPGKCFVQQMMLADRNSVYTLYEVPRECFPWDAHPVNRHSHASGGKPHERQKHKKCAQHQFEQGKKSYKCQDCEKCFTHHYQLVMHKKIHISGKPYNCQDCGKRYTLNSWFVRHKAVHKQKNPYKCQECGKCFTYSYQLVTHKKTHIGGKKYSCQNCRKCFARNSLLLRHKAVHAREKPYKCPECGKCFTRSDYIIRHKKIHTREKPYKCRDCGKCFAWEKQFTVHCRVHTREKPYKCQVCEKCFTQISSLRMHEKVHRGEKPHKCLECGVCFAWKKQLVVHCRVHTGEKPHKCQECGKCFAWKNQLLVHFREHPRETPFKCQECGKCFADNTYLTIHKRVHTGEKPYKCQECGKCFAWKKQLMVHFREHTGETPFNCQECGKCFADNTNLVRHMKIHTREKPYKCQECGECFASKKQFVVHFRDHTGETPFKCQECGKCFADNTNLVRHKKIHTGEKPFKCQACEKCFTEISKLRTHEKVHRGEKPYKCMDCGKCFIENSHLMRHRRVHTGEKPYKCAECGKSFAWKTQFVVHYRNHTGEKPFQCLECGKCFPYKTQLVIHKRVHTGEKPFKCQECEKSFAWKTQFLVHCRVHTGEKPYKCQECEKCFAWKTQLVVHGRVHTGEKPYKCEECGKCFAWNSQLVVHCRVHTGETPFKCQDCGKCFADNTQLVRHKRVHTGEKPFKCQDCGKCFAWKKQLVVHCRVHTGETPFKCQDCGKCFADNTHLVCHKRGHTGEKPFKCQECEKCFTRASSLQSHEKIHRGVKPYKCLECGKCFVENSQLVRHKKVHTGEKPYKCQECGKCFAYNTHLVRHKRVHTGEKPYKCEECGKCYAWKTLLVIHSRVHTGEKPYKCLECGKCFVYYTQLVSHKRVHVGEKPYKCEECGKCFAENSQLVNHNRVHTDEELFRCQECEKCFTRISSLWRHEKVHRAAKP; encoded by the exons ATGTGTCTTCAAGCAGCCATGAGTAAAAATGGGTTTTTCCAATGCGGCTCAGCCACAG ATAACTGGAGAGAAACGAAGATTTGCCCTGAATTGGATCTTGCCAAACACCAGCAAACCAATGGAGCTGAGGAACATAGTCGCACAGAGAAATCCCACAAATACACTGCTCCTGGGAAGTGTTTTGTCCAACAGATGATGCTGGCAGATCGCAACAGTGTCTACACTTTATATGAAGTGCCTAGAGAATGTTTTCCTTGGGATGCACACCCTGTGAACCGCCATAGCCATGCTTCAGGAGGGAAACCACATGAACGTCAAAAGCATAAAAAATGTGCCCAGCATCAGTTcgaacaggggaaaaaatcatacaAATGTCAAGACTGTGAGAAATGTTTTACTCATCATTACCAGCTTGTCATGCATAAGAAGATCCATATAAGTGGGAAACCATACAATTGCCAAGACTGTGGGAAACGTTACACTCTGAATTCATGGTTTGTGCGTCATAAAGCAGTCCATAAACAAAAGAacccatacaaatgccaggagtgtgggaaatgttttacctATAGTTACCAGCTTGTCACACATAAGAAGACCCATATAGGTGGGAAAAAATACAGTTGCCAAAACTgtaggaaatgttttgctcggaattCATTGCTTCTACGTCATAAAGCAGTTCATGCacgagagaaaccatacaaatgcccggagtgtgggaaatgttttactcgcAGTGACTACATTATTAGGCATAAGAAAATCCACACACgtgagaaaccatacaaatgccgtgactgtgggaaatgttttgcttgggaAAAACAATTTACGGTTCATTGCAGAGTCCACACaagagagaagccatacaaatgccaggttTGTGAGAAATGCTTTACTCAGATATCGAGCCTTCGGATGCATGAAAAGGTCCACAGAGGAGAaaagccacataaatgcttggaatgtggagtATGTTTTGCTTGGAAAAAACAACTTGTGGTCCATTgcagagtccacacaggagagaaaccacacaaatgtcaggagtgtgggaaatgttttgcttggaaaaATCAACTTTTGGTCCATTTCAGAGAACACCCAAGGGAAACACCATtcaagtgccaggagtgtggtaAATGTTTTGCTGACAATACATACCTTACAATACAtaaaagagtccacacaggagagaagccatacaaatgccaggagtgtgggaaatgttttgcttggaagAAACAACTCATGGTTCATTTCAGAGAACATACAGGAGAAACACCATTCAattgtcaggagtgtgggaaatgttttgctgacaATACAAATCTTGTGAGGCATATGAAAATCCACACaagagagaagccatacaaatgccaggagtgtggagaatgttttgcttcaaaaaaacAATTTGTGGTCCATTTCAGAGATCACACAGGAGAAACACCGTtcaagtgccaggagtgtgggaaatgttttgctgacaATACAAATCTTGTGAGACATAAaaaaatccacacaggagagaaaccattcaaGTGCCAAGCTTGTGAGAAATGCTTTACTGAAATATCAAAGCTTCGGACACATGAAAAAGTCCACAGAGGAGAAaagccatataaatgtatggattgtggaaaatgttttatagagAATTCACATCTTATGCGGCAcaggagagtccacacaggagagaaaccatacaaatgtgctgagtgtgggaaatcttttgcttGGAAAACACAATTTGTGGTCCATTACAGaaaccacacaggagaaaaaccatttcagtgcctggagtgtgggaaatgttttccttACAAAACACAGCTTGTGATACAtaaaagagtccacacaggagagaaaccatttaaatgccaggaatgtgagaAATCTTTTGCTTGGAAAACACAATTTTTGGTCCATTgcagagtccacacaggagagaaaccatacaaatgccaggaatgtgagaaatgttttgcttggaaaaCACAACTTGTGGTCCATGgcagagtccacacaggagagaaaccatacaaatgtgaggagtgtgggaaatgttttgcttggaacTCACAACTTGTAGTTCACTGCagagtccatacaggagagacACCATTCAAGTGTCAGGactgtgggaagtgttttgctgACAATACACAGCTTGTGAGGCATaaaagagtccacacaggggagaaaccattcaaatgccaggactgtgggaaatgttttgcttggaaaaAACAACTTGTGGTTCACTgcagagtccacacaggagagacacCATTCAAGTGTCAGGactgtgggaagtgttttgctgACAATACACATCTTGTGTGCCATAAAAGAggccacacaggggaaaaaccattcaaatgccaggagtgtgaaaAATGTTTTACTCGAGCATCAAGCCTACAGAGCCATGAAAAAATCCACAGAGGAGTgaagccatataaatgcctggaatgtgggaaatgttttgtagAGAATTCACAGCTCGTGCGGCACAAGAaagtccatacaggagagaaaccatacaaatgtcaagaatgtgggaaatgttttgcttacaatACCCATCTCGTGAggcataagagagtccacacaggagagaaaccatacaagtgcgaagagtgtgggaaatgttatgCTTGGAAAACACTACTTGTGATCCATTccagagtccacacaggagagaaaccatacaaatgcttagagtgtgggaaatgttttgtttactATACACAGCTTGTGAGCCATAAAAGAGTCCATGtcggagagaaaccatacaaatgtgaggagtgtgggaaatgttttgctgaaaaTTCACAGCTTGTGAATCATAACAGAGTCCACACAGATGAGGAACTGTTCAGATGCCAGGAGTGTGAAAAATGTTTTACTCGGATATCGAGTCTTTGGAGGCATGAAAAAGTGCACAGAGCAGCAAAGCCATAA